ttactgtctctagtgtcttcagtgtctctagtgtctttactgtctctagtgtctttactgtctctagtgtcttcagtgtctctagtgtctttactgtctctagtgtctctagtgtcttcagtgtctctagtgtctttactgtctctagtgtctttactgtctctagtgtctctagtgtcttcagtgtctctagtgtctttactgtctctagtgtcttcagtgtctctagtgtctttactgtctctagtgtctctagtgtctttactgtctctagtgtctctagtgtctttactgtctctagtgtctctagtgtctttactgtctctagtgtctctagtgtcttcagtgtctctagtgtcttcagtgtctctagtgtcttcagtgtctctagtgtctttactgtctctagtgtcttcagtgtctctagtgtctttactgtctctagtgtctttactgtctctagtgtctctagtgtctttactgtctctagtgtctctagtgtctctagtgtctttactgtctctagtgtctctagtgtctctagtgtctttactgtctctagtgtctctagtgtctttactgtctctagtgtctctagtgtctttactgtctctagtgtctctagtgtcttcagtgtctctagtgtctgtactgtctctagtgtcttcagtgtctctagtgtctttactgtctctagtgtcttcagtgtctctagtgtctttactgtctctagtgtctttactgtctctagtgtcttcagtgtctctagtgtctttactgtctctagtgtctttactgtctctagtgtcttcagtgtctctagtgtctttactgtctctagtgtctctagtgtcttcagtgtctctagtgtctttactgtctctagtgtctttactgtctctagtgtctctagtgtcttcagtgtctctagtgtctttactgtctctagtgtcttcagtgtctctagtgtctttactgtctctagtgtcttcagtgtctctagtgtctttactgtctctagtgtcttcagtgtctctagtgtctttactgtctctagtgtcttcagtgtctctagtgtcttcagtgtctctagtgtcttcagtgtctctagtgtctttactgtctctagtgtctttactgtctttactgtctctagtgtctttactgtctctagtgtctttactgtctctagtgtctctagtgtctttactgtctctagtgtcttcagtgtctctagtgtctttactgtcttcagtgtctctagtggcGTCACTGTGATCCATCCAGGCTTCACTAGACTCACTCGCTGAGAACTTGTCCGACCAAACGGATTCAAAGCTCACTTCATGCACGTCGTAAAGAAATGACAATTATTCCTCACAAAATAAACCGTTTTGTCGGTAATCGTTGTTACAGCTCTAATCTCTCTCTACTCACCGTGATGCAGCACAACAGCCCACTGATACAATGACACACATAAATAGCATTTACAGCCTGAAACATTGCATTGTGTTTCCTGTGTTACGTATTCAGCGTAACGCGCGAGTGAATAAGTGACGAGTCGGCTGCTTCTGTTCGCTGTCGCCCACGAATCACCGTCCTGCTGCCGGCGCGTCGACagacgggaggaggacgagcagaGCGGCGGGAAGCTCTCCGACCTTTCATTTCCTCGCTGCAAAGCCCGAAGGGAAATTAGCAAAGGGTCAGATTACcacgctcttcctcctcctcctcctcctcctcccacagcgCGGACAAAGAGCAGCAGCGTCACGAGTGATTCATGTGGCTTTGTGACGCTTTACCTGCACAGTTCTCTGGTTACCGGTTGAGTAGTCCAACGTTTACTAGTTCAGAGGCCTCACGTGTACCTGACGCCACCAGGAGGAAGGAAGCGTGTGGCGGTTTATCGCTCATCGTGTCCTGAAGATCAAATCCGCCCATCAACCAGAAGGAGTTTGGCAGCTTGCTCTGTTTTtattggtggttgttgttgttgtgaaaagGCCGTAAAGGTAAACGCCCTTATGACATCATGAGCACGTTTTATCAAGCGTTTTACTCTGCAGTGTGTAAATACACATTTCCATCTGTGAGTCCTCAAAGCCAATGACCACAAGATCCTGAGAGCTAACCGCTAGCCGCTAACAAAGCTATGCTAATTCGGCGCTAAGCCCCCTTTTGTCTGTAAATCCGTCCCAATAAAAGTCCCTTGTTAATGTGTTGTTGTAaaagcttttactttgacaGTGACCTTCTGTCCCCTTTGCGTCCCTCGTTAGACGGAAACGTCTTTGTGTCTTTAtgcttcaacaacaacaaacgacCGCCGCGCGCTGCTAAGATATCGTATCAGCACAGTTGGGAGGATTATTTGGGTTTGGACCTTTTTGTTGTTCCAATCAAGAACAGAACAATATTCCCAGATTTACATTGTTAATCCGTCTGTGGTCTCGTTGCcttgagagacagagaggggggggcttcagTCTGGACCCTTGTTCTGtctgccccaacacacacacacacacacacgcacacacacacgcacacacacacacgtattctaTGTAATGTGCTAACAGCCCTGATACTGCATTCAGAGAGTGGCCGCatccagtgagagagagagagggtgtgtgtgtgcgtgtgtgtgtgtgtgtgtgtgtgtgtgtctctgcacatGTTTCAGCAACACGCTTCTTCACGCCTTGTTGTTACAAAGGTCCATCAAACAGGGGAAGACGGGTCGGTGCTGCAGTGAAAGCCAAGCTGTGAACTAACAGAATAAAACCACAGGAACCATGAAGATGAAGGTCGGCGCACGTTGATCATGAATCACTGTGACGACATGAACAACAGGATGTTTGTTCCCTTCTGCACCACAGCCATCATACTAAGGCGCTGGGCAAGTTAGCATGTGGAACACGACGTGGAACACGACGTGGAACCCGACGTAGAACACAACGTTCCCATTGACTCCCATCAAGAGTTTATTGGGGGTGAAAGTGACACATTTAGTTTCATACAGTTCAgcttatataataataaagctGATCGGGGCTTTTAGTCTTTGACCCGGTTCGATGTCAGAACTGCCAGTTTACATTTGAGGGTGAACGTTATTTTTGTGGCACATTCAACTCCTTCAGAGAAGTAATATGTTTCATCGCTCCTCTTGGTTCCAGGTTTTTACTCGACTCCTTTTAGTGCTGTTTGGAGTCAATGACGTCACAGCAGGTTTTTCCCTTCGGCggcttttattcaaataatctGCAAAAGGCAAATGAcaagttggtttgtttgtctcagGACTCACAATGTGTGTCAGAGCAGTAAGACTCTGTGGGCTCATGGTTCCAGAACGCCTGGTTCTGTTCAACCTACACATTTGATGGGAAATCAGTACGTCAGTCAAAACATTCCTACATTCAATATTTCTAAAGTTTCAGCTACTTTCTGGCTggaaaaagtacatttctgtGTGGTCTTTGTGGGCTCGGGTCATTTTTCCAGTTTCAGGGCAGCAGGAAACTATCAGGTGACTAGTGAAGTCTTCTGGTGTCGGTCCTGTATTGAGTTAAGCCTCAAGTCCTGTAGGTGGCACAAAGCAGCCCTTCAGTCCTCCGAGGGGGGGACGGGTTCCTGTGAGGGGTCACAACGAAAAGACTCTTTCCAGGTTCAGAATCTTTACTCGGTGATCCAAGACAAACCAAAAGTAGCGCAGGAACAAGAGGACTTCACACGCTggggagggaaaaggaaaaggcaGGAAGACCAAAAAGAACCACGAGATGGaaccagcagctgcaggtcagaCTGTCCTCAGTCTCCTCGGTCTCCTCGGTCTCCCCAGTCTCCCcagtctccttggtctccttggTTTCCTCGGTTTCCTTGGTTTCctcggtctccttggtctcctcggtcacctcggcctcctcggtctccttggtctccttggtctccttggTTTCCTCGGTTTCCTCGGTCTCCTCGGTCTCCaaggtctccttggtctcctcgGTCTCCccggtctccttggtctccttggTCACCTCAGTCTCCCcagtctccttggtctccttggTTTCCTCGGTTTCCTTGGTTTCctcggtctccttggtctccttggtctcctcggtcacctcggcctcctcggtctccttggtctcctaggtctccttggtctccttggtctccttggTTTCCTCGGTTTCCTCGGTCTCCTCGGTCTCCaaggtctccttggtctcctcgGTCTCCccggtctccttggtctccccggtctccttggtctccatggtctccttggtctccttggtctccttggTCACCTCAGTCTCCCCAGTCTCCTTGGTTTCCTCGGTTTCCTTGGTTTCctcggtctccttggtctccttggtctcctcggtcacctcggcctcctcggtctccttggtctcctaggtctccttggtctccttggTTTCCTCGGTTTCCTCGGTCTCCTCGGTCTCCaaggtctccttggtctcctcggtctccttggtctccctGGTCTCCccggtctccttggtctccccggtctccttggtctccttggtctcctcggtctcctcggtctccttggtctcctcggtctccttggtctcctcgGTCTCCTCGGTCACCTTGGTCACCTCGGTCTCCTTGGTCACctcggtctccttggtctcctcaGTCTCTCTGAAGGACTCCGGCTCGTGTTGTGATACAACGATCAGCATGAAGCAGGTGTTCCTCCAACACGAGCTTCTATCTGGCAGAGAACCTCAGCAAGATGCGCACAAATAGTTGGTTGATTTCACGTCATGTGGGATAGAAACCTTTAATCCTCCCGATCATCGTCACTATGAACACAGCCCTCAGCGACTCAGTCACctgctgcacaacaacaacaacaacaacaagggatGATGGACTGAGATGGAACGAGTCTTAACCGTCCACCATCTTTTGGTATTAATCAGTCAGTCGGGCAGGTTGGATCGTGTTCTTTTAGTGTTGTGGaaatatgattttaatggtTTAACAAGCGTTAATTCGTTTTATTAGAGACGGACCTTCACTACCTCACGTTCACCTGCTCAGCCCATCAACGGTACCTCGTCCTGTCCAGGTGTTTTATATCAAAAACCTTCCTGTAGATATGAGATATGAACTTTGACTCTGCCTCATGTAACAGAGGTCCTGTGTGTTAATGGTCCGCTCAAATGTACTATTGTACTATGTGTACTATATACTTACACTTTGTGTACCACGTCTCCATCGCTCTGCTTCACTGCCCGTCTTCATTTAAGTGGATTATTACTGCTGTAGGTCACAGGAAACAGCGGCTCTGCATCCTGTCctgaaataatatataaaatctGCCACTTTCAGACACGTAGAGATAAATtgctataaaagtagctgctaacTCATGTGTGAGCGAGACGCCAAGATACGAGATGAAGGCTTCAACAGTTCCacagacaaggggggggggggtggtgtcgTCGTGTCCATGTCCACTGTTTACATGTGGTCCACATGTGTTTTCCATTGGTGGGTAACTGGGTGAGTGAGGCTCTGCTGGACAGCGTTGGTTTCATCCATGTAACCTCAGATCGGCAGGACGGGACCGGGGACAGGACCCCATTAACGATGACGTGTCTCCTTTCAGAGGGAGAACCCGTCGTTTTTGCCACCAACTCGCTGCAGCGGCGTAAAAAGGGGCTCGGCCTAACCGGACTGCGCACCTCCGTCTCCGGCTCCGCCCACTCAAAGAGCCGGCCGGGCCTCATGATCGGCCTGCCGCAGAACTTCCGGCAGATCTCGTCCATCATCGACGTGGACATCTTGCCCGAGACCCACCGGCGCGTGCGGCTCCACAAGCACGGCACCCACAAGCCGCTGGGCTTCTACATCCGGGACGGCGTGAGCGTGCGCGTGACCCAACAGGGCGTGGAGAAGGTGGGGTCACTCGTTGGTCTGTGGGCGTAGACGACGCCTTAACCTTTGTAATGACTGCGTGTCGCTGGCCCCGTAGGTCCCGGGGGTCTTCATATCCCGCCTGGTACGCGGCGGGCTGGCAGAGAGCACGGGGCTGCTGGGGGTCAACGACGAGATCCTCGAGGTCAACGGCATCGACGTGGCGGGGAAGTCGCTGGACCAGGTACGTGCGCCGCGCCGCGAAGCCTCCCGTGGCGACGTGGCGCCGCCGTGCTGAGTCTCTCCTCTCGCTCAGGTCACGGACATGATGGTGGCCAACAGCCACAACCTCATCGTCACCGTCAAGCCGGCCAACCAGAGGAACAACGTGCTGCATCGCGCCAGCAAAACCTCAGTGGGAAACTCCGTGAGCTCAGCCGGGTCACATGACTCGCCAAGCCCCGCCTCCCAGAGCAACCCGCTCACCGCCAGGTAAGGCGTGACCGACGCACCgaacatttttgcatttttattaaacCAGCTGTTGCGTATTCGTGATTTCCCCCTTCATGTGttgttgcttagcaacagcaTCGCCGAGGGCGAcagcgacgacgacgacgacggcgaCGGCGACCTCATCCTGGAGAGCGACTGCCTGACGCCCTTTGACCCCCATCTGGTAACCAACAGCAACAACGCCAACCTCAACAGAGACTCGCCCGGGCCGCGCGACCCGGCCGGCGCTCGGCCCCTCCCACACAGCGTCTCGTTGCCCAGTAGCGTAGCGGCGTCCCTGAGCGACAGCTCCGCGGCGCCGTCCAACCACAACGGAAATCCCGCCCACGCGTCTCGTACCAGCCAGGAGACCATGAGAGAGGACGGCAACGTCCTCACGCTGTAGCCACGGCAACGccgacacccccaccccccccccccccccccctcctgtgatCACCGGGACCGCGAGAGGTTACGGCCGCACCGCGCGGTTACCAGGGCAACCGCCGAGCTTCACAGAAACAACAATATACAGTCGGCTGAAGGAGATTTAAGGCGTCAGATTGTCGCCACACGTTGGTTTGATGTCACCGCGGCGAAGAAGACGCCTGCTCGCCTCGGCGCGTACGCGGTGAAACCTTCAGGGCGCCGACGCTTTGCCCGTTTTCCCGACGCCTGTTTGCCTCTGATGGAGATTTGAATCAACACGAGCGACTTTTCTCTCTTCGTCCATTTAAGTTCAGTCGCAAAGGAACGTGGACGGCGTTCACCGCCGCTTTATTCTGTATGGAAGGTTTCTTCAAATCCCCGCGGACACCTGAAGGCATCACCGCGGGGAGGACTGCATTGAGCCAATCAGAAGGCAGCAGTGATGTAATTAACTCAGGGTGTATTATTAATCCCCCACACGCGCTAATCTATATTATTTATACAAGTCACAGAGCTCTGCGCCGCGAGTCGCTCGCCGCAGGAACGTTTTACTTAAAtctcaaaaaatatattcaagaCACTGATTGACTTTAATATGAAACAAAAGGAATTTGATCAGATCtgaaatccttttttaaattaagatttttcttctctttggatCATTCGTTGAAAAATCACCTTGATTTATTTCATCGgttgggtttaaaaaaacatcttttaaatATGTGTAATTAAAGAGAAATGAAGTTCCATTCAGGCTGATCAGTTCTATGAATAAAGCTTCTACCTGCTGGacaacacgcaaacacaacgGCCGTGAATCGCAAACATCGTGTCGCACTTTGGCTGATTTACCGACTCATTCTGAGAAAAGGGTTTGGAGGAAACGGAAAAAGTGTTTCAACGCCGGCACTCGTACAAAACACACTCCAAATAACAGAATAAAACTCCTGTTACTCCCATCTTGCTCAtatacacaagtgtgtgtgtgtgcgtgtgtgtgtgtgtgtgtgtgtgtgtgtgtgtgtgtgtttccccctaCTGGCGGATTACAGACGTAGTCGAAGCGCTGACGGAGTCGTGCAGTTTGCAGGTTTTTTTCAGTTGACAATTTAAACTTTATGGTAAAACTAACAGAGTTGGTTAgttggttagttagttagttagtggtTTCCCCCACATCGTGTTCAAAGTGAGAAGAATGACGCGGGCGACGCCGAGCGGACGCTCACTTCAACCCAGACCGCAGGCGGAGCTGCCGAGGCGGGTGGAGTAGACGTAGCATCTCCAACCGACCTTTAACTGACTCtgcatttcccccccaaacgTTCTCTTCTCTGTAACCGGGTTTGAGAGCAGAGCTCCACGCGTGTTAGAAGCATCACCGCAGCCACAAGTCATCACCCGTTTGTCTGATTGCGTGTGAATGCATCACGAAGCCTGTTTGAGGGAATCAGCTGGAGGtcatttcaacacacacacacacacacgcttttctattttggtcatttaaatgtaatttactgtaaataaatgtgagaTTATGAAATAAGGGCGATCTTCAGTACACgggagatgtttttaatgtaagaGAACATTTTATATTAAGTGTTAAAATATGGAAACTATTTTTCTTATTCTTGTACTTTTAAATTCTATTGAGAGGAGACGGAGCGcggtggtgtgcgtgtgtgtgtgcgtgtgcgtgcgtgcgtgcgtgcgtgcgtgcgtgtgcgtgcgtgcgtgtgcgtgtgtgcgtgtgcgtgtgtgtgtgtggtaggtcGTTGCTGAATGCGTCCACATGCGCACCGCGGTCTCTGAGTTCCGCATGCGTctctcgtctctcgtctctcgtCTGTTTTCTAACAGCATCAagtgcattttaaaatgatcGCATGACTAAATGATCCCCAAACTAAACGCTGCCGCGTCCTTCTGACACGCAGCATCGTTGTATGAACCGATCATACGTGTGTTCCTGCCGACTCACGCTGGGTTTGATGCTTCTGAAggaaagaataataaaacatggaTTACTGGGCGAACCGGACCGGACATGTGCACCATCATGTACgaaataaagtaataataatgtctCTAGCAGGTTCATTTGGCCCCCAGCGAAGCAGTGAGACgtgtagcttagcttagcataagatGCTCAGCTCCTCCCCTAGTTTGCTGAATAAAAACGGCATTGTAAAAGAACATAAAAGGTTCTTGTTGAAGTCGTTCGTTACCTCCTGAGCCACCGTCTGTAATAGAAAGCTGCACGTGTCGTTGAGGTGGAGCGACTGGACATTTCTGTCCTGTCTTAATGTCTCTCTGTCCAAACCTCCACTCGTCTTTATTAGCTCGGCCCGCTAGCACTTTTTGACTGAAGTGggcaagtgcccccccccccccgctttcaGTCtccatgctaagctaggctaatcgTTTCGGTACATGAAGGACTCGCTCAATGTGCAGCCGTTTCTCCTCAAGAAAACGCAAAGACGTTCTACTAATCTGCTTCTTCAATTAGGTTTTAAAGGAACACTTGTTTCCTCCCAGGTTACAATCACAGTGTTAAATACCTTAAAACTGTGAAGGACCAAAGAAGCGATAAAAGGTATAAAACGATAGAATCACTTGGTTTTCTTAACATGACAGGTTTGCTAAATAAAATAAGTAGCTTGTCATGTCGTTGTTTCATGGATGTACGTTTTAAATTCTCTCTTGATGAAGCTCCTCTCCACACTTTGCTCCGTGCTGCTCCTCCCTGCGGCGTAGAAGGTGAAGGTCACGGGTTCAGTGTGGTAGGAGAACCACAGGGAGGCTAAATGGATCCCCTGAGACTCTGAGCTGCACCGACTCAGCAGAAAACAGCCGGTGCTGCCTTCAATGTCACATTGCTCTTGATTGTGTCTGCGGCCCAtttggtgatgatggtggaggtgatggtggaggtggtggtggtggtggtggaggtggcggtTCGTGTGCCTGAGCACAAAGTGAAGGTGTCTCCTCAGACTGTACAAGCGTTTAGAAAACAAAGGAAGTGCCTTTTTTGAGCAAGAACGTTCTGAACACTGCTGGTTTCTATCTGTAACTAAACTGTGAGTCATTTAAAgatcaaaaaataaaacgttaaaAAGCCCCACGTGTgattatatttccttttttctttcatgcgAATCCTTTTGCTGGTTTCATTCTCTCCCTTAGTGTCTAACGACGGAATCTGATGttgtttctgctgcatttgTCGTTTGTAGAGCAGAGAGCAGGTTGTGCATCAATTAGTCAACTTCCATTACCACTTTTTACGAGGTTCAGTTCGTCTGTTGAGTTCTGATGAACaacattattcatttaaactAAAGTAGTTTATTGAGTAGCTGGTGTGAGTTTATCATATGAACTCCACAACCAGTTAAATGAGTTTACTAATGATTGATATGGGGATTATTAAGTGTCTCCAAgtgagctgtgctgtttctgttATGCCtctctgaaatattaaaaacgtaaaatgagtcattttagtGTTTTGCTTTCAGAATGATGAAGAACGGAAGATTATTCAGTTATCGGGTTGGTGTCACGTTTCCAGCTCCGGAATTAATAACAGTTTGACACAAACTCACGAGGTCTCTGCTCCTTCGGGGCCTGAAACCCAATAtgtgggaaaaagaaaaaacaaactatgGAGACCACCTCGCGGTGGAACCTCACCGGCCTCACGTGGGAGAAGTTCCTCCTTCGGGTTTAGGTAACAAATCCACTGAAAGGAAGCACCAGATGTGAGGctctgcagagggaggaaggctCTTAAACCTGAAGCCTCTCTGCCgaccatcagggggcgactcctcgggGCGACTAGAAACCAAACGACAACTTCGAGCTGCCGTCTTGTTCCTTTGACCCGCGGCGTCACCCGGCCGGTCCGGAGAGAGAAGGTCACCTCCTCATGGACCTCACTTTGCAGGACCGGACCTCCTGGTTCACTCGGACCTCCTCGGTCTAACCGTGGGGTTAAAGTTCATACCCGTCTCCCTCCCGAAAAGAGAAAGCAGGAGGCGCCTAAGCTGATTACGGCAGCAGCGTAGTGGAACAGAAATGCGATCGGGCCGAGCGGAGGTGATCAGCTGAACCAAAGCACGCCGCTGTTTGTGCAGCTGAAGGCCAACAGAGCCCGGTTTCATGGTTGGAGGAAACGAGGATGTGGGAAGAGAAACGCGGCGCTCACGGTGTTCACGTGGAAGTTCTCTCGCCTCAGTTTAAAATCCTTCAACCGGTTGGGAAACGTCTTCCTGACGTGTGAACGTTTCTTTTGTTCAGATCATTTATTTGCTTGTTTCAGGCAGTTTTGCACAAAACTCACCTGGTTCTTGCGCTTGATGACAAAGCCGTGACATCAGCGAGCACCGTTCACGCGCCGGAGCGCCAGCGCGGGTCGAGGACTCGTGTCCATGCGGATCGAACCCTTGAAGGAcgagctgctctctgctgaGCCGCTGTGACATAATCCTCTTAACCGGGATCTGTGGCCAAAGGTCAGAGTGAATAACTTGAACTGTCTTTGTACTTTTGACCCATTGACTTGCCTTTCTTTGTCCATATTTTACAACCTTGTTATGCTGTTACACTTGTGTATACTTAATCATTTTAACCAAGAGACAACTGAAGCCTGGGCCCTAATTGGTCGGCAGGCGGCCAATGAGACTTTATGTTATCGGGGCGCCATGGAGCTTCAGTCAGCCTCCATCTGAAATATTTATAATGAAGAGAAAACTTTTTATACACCGATCAAAAGTTTTGCAGAATAAGTCCTTAATAACAGAACATCTCTCTGTGATGGAAACATGTTTCATTGAGTGAACAAGTTTATAAATTGCAAACGCTGAGATGTGGTCGTGATAAAGAACTGAGCCGCAGTGTCTCACGCTGAGAAGATGCTCGTCTCTGGCTGTA
The DNA window shown above is from Gasterosteus aculeatus chromosome X, fGasAcu3.hap1.1, whole genome shotgun sequence and carries:
- the LOC144383731 gene encoding partitioning defective 6 homolog alpha-like isoform X2, which encodes MEPAAAEGEPVVFATNSLQRRKKGLGLTGLRTSVSGSAHSKSRPGLMIGLPQNFRQISSIIDVDILPETHRRVRLHKHGTHKPLGFYIRDGVSVRVTQQGVEKVPGVFISRLVRGGLAESTGLLGVNDEILEVNGIDVAGKSLDQVTDMMVANSHNLIVTVKPANQRNNVLHRASKTSVGNSVSSAGSHDSPSPASQSNPLTASNSIAEGDSDDDDDGDGDLILESDCLTPFDPHLVTNSNNANLNRDSPGPRDPAGARPLPHSVSLPSSVAASLSDSSAAPSNHNGNPAHASRTSQETMREDGNVLTL
- the LOC144383731 gene encoding partitioning defective 6 homolog alpha-like isoform X3; protein product: MIGLPQNFRQISSIIDVDILPETHRRVRLHKHGTHKPLGFYIRDGVSVRVTQQGVEKVPGVFISRLVRGGLAESTGLLGVNDEILEVNGIDVAGKSLDQVTDMMVANSHNLIVTVKPANQRNNVLHRASKTSVGNSVSSAGSHDSPSPASQSNPLTASNSIAEGDSDDDDDGDGDLILESDCLTPFDPHLVTNSNNANLNRDSPGPRDPAGARPLPHSVSLPSSVAASLSDSSAAPSNHNGNPAHASRTSQETMREDGNVLTL
- the LOC144383731 gene encoding partitioning defective 6 homolog alpha-like isoform X1, producing MCFPLVGNWVSEALLDSVGFIHVTSDRQDGTGDRTPLTMTCLLSEGEPVVFATNSLQRRKKGLGLTGLRTSVSGSAHSKSRPGLMIGLPQNFRQISSIIDVDILPETHRRVRLHKHGTHKPLGFYIRDGVSVRVTQQGVEKVPGVFISRLVRGGLAESTGLLGVNDEILEVNGIDVAGKSLDQVTDMMVANSHNLIVTVKPANQRNNVLHRASKTSVGNSVSSAGSHDSPSPASQSNPLTASNSIAEGDSDDDDDGDGDLILESDCLTPFDPHLVTNSNNANLNRDSPGPRDPAGARPLPHSVSLPSSVAASLSDSSAAPSNHNGNPAHASRTSQETMREDGNVLTL